TGTAATTACGTTTTACATAACTGGTACCAACAGCTTTTACTTTACCAACATCTGAAAAGTTGCGGGCATCTTTACTGTATTGCACATCAAAATAAGCAACATTATTTTCGGTAGCTGTTTCCCATTGCAGATGGGTTTTTGCCAATTGAAGAACTCCTTTCAGCATATCAAGGTTTAATCCCAGTACAGCATTATTGAACGCATAGTTTTTAGCCAACATATACGATCTTGGATTGCCTGTAGTATCCTGGTAAGATAAGAGTACTAAATAGGTGCCTGTTGGAAGCTGGTTAGGAACAGCGCTTACAACACCTTCTGAGCTTAAAAAATCTGCACCGTTTAATGCATAGGTGTGAGCCCCTTTTGTAACAGCGTCCAATGTAACTATATTATCATTGCAACCTACAAATTCTACCTGCACACTATTTGCCAATGCATTTTCAGGTAATGTAAAGCTGATGTGTGAAGTGCTTACATCTGAGCCGTTATTGGCGGGCAATATCAGTGTTGGTGTTATTGTTGTAGTGTCTGTTTGTAATTGAAAAGTAATGGGTGCCGATATGGTTGTATCATATATAAGATCAGTATAAATAACCTGCAATGAATATTGTCCTGCTTCCAGGTAGGGATAACTGCTGCTAATTCCATTACTGCTCAACAATAAATGTGCAGGATCAATTGTAATGGTATGATTTCCCGATGCAGTATCAGATATAGCCAGCGTATCACTTACTCCAACTTTCTGAAAGACGAGCTTTGTGCTGTTAGGTAAAGCTGTTTTGGGAAGAATAAAGCTTACATCAAAATTGGTCCTAAATAAAGCGCCTGTAGTGGGCGAAGTAATAGTTGCCGGAATTTTAGTCGTATCAATAGTAACATTAAAAGAAGTATCGTATTTGGGTAGATGACCAAGATTATCATAGATACCAAGTACAACGGTATATGTACCCAAGGCCAAAGTATTGGGTGTGCTTGATCTGATGTGTACAGGATTGGACCCTGCAATATCATTGATATTAATGTTAAAGGTATCTATCTGTACAACAGACAGTTGAATGGTTGTAGTATCTCCGGGCCCCTTTATAAAATATAATGTCTTGGGAAATCCGCTTAACCTGGGTGTTTGATTTACATTGGATATAACCTTAAAATTATTATTTACATAACTGTTACTTGCTGGCAACGTAAGAGTAGGAGGTAATGCTGCAACACTTAATGTGATGGTAACGGGCGCAGAACTAAAAATGATTCCATTATCTGTACGGGTAAAAAAAGCTTTTACGGTGTAAGTACCGCTTGG
The Ferruginibacter albus DNA segment above includes these coding regions:
- a CDS encoding T9SS type A sorting domain-containing protein, giving the protein MKNFITKTLVLLSIAMQFATTAKTQTISMSSPSANGSYINTVSLAYSVAPTSSPIKNVYFVFTYTSGFYTSQIGQTWTVTFNTVTPTKSRVFYANYLSRVDTAYTVTTTSTSSDTSMPSGTYTVKAFFTRTDNGIIFSSAPVTITLSVAALPPTLTLPASNSYVNNNFKVISNVNQTPRLSGFPKTLYFIKGPGDTTTIQLSVVQIDTFNININDIAGSNPVHIRSSTPNTLALGTYTVVLGIYDNLGHLPKYDTSFNVTIDTTKIPATITSPTTGALFRTNFDVSFILPKTALPNSTKLVFQKVGVSDTLAISDTASGNHTITIDPAHLLLSSNGISSSYPYLEAGQYSLQVIYTDLIYDTTISAPITFQLQTDTTTITPTLILPANNGSDVSTSHISFTLPENALANSVQVEFVGCNDNIVTLDAVTKGAHTYALNGADFLSSEGVVSAVPNQLPTGTYLVLLSYQDTTGNPRSYMLAKNYAFNNAVLGLNLDMLKGVLQLAKTHLQWETATENNVAYFDVQYSKDARNFSDVGKVKAVGTSYVKRNYSFIHNDPSADKNYYRLKIFNDNGSFSYSPTILIYKGAGTNEFKVFPNPAKDKLNVTIITSNTIGTHTLNVWDVDGKLVKTISVEASSGSNLFTVPINDLNSGNYVLQDGNNVSFFQKNK